A portion of the Candidatus Dependentiae bacterium genome contains these proteins:
- the rpsP gene encoding 30S ribosomal protein S16 produces the protein MAVKIRLSRIGKTNRPYWRIVAVDARRKRDGAFLENLGTYDPIKHELVQFHTDKLEAWVAQGAVCTPAVLKLIKRST, from the coding sequence ATGGCAGTTAAGATTCGTCTAAGTCGTATTGGTAAAACAAACCGCCCCTACTGGCGTATTGTTGCAGTTGATGCACGTCGCAAACGGGATGGTGCGTTCCTTGAAAATCTAGGAACCTATGACCCTATTAAGCATGAGCTTGTACAATTTCACACTGACAAGCTCGAAGCATGGGTTGCCCAGGGTGCTGTTTGCACACCAGCAGTTCTTAAGCTTATTAAACGCAGCACATAA
- a CDS encoding KH domain-containing protein, giving the protein MLKELVEHIVKKLVDKPENVAVSEISGEQATIIELRVAPEDLGKVIGKEGRTARSIRTLVHAAASKEHKRVVLEILE; this is encoded by the coding sequence ATGCTAAAAGAATTAGTTGAACATATTGTAAAGAAGCTTGTTGATAAGCCGGAAAACGTAGCTGTTTCAGAAATTAGTGGCGAACAGGCAACTATTATTGAACTGCGCGTTGCCCCAGAAGATCTTGGAAAAGTAATTGGAAAAGAAGGCAGAACAGCTCGATCAATTCGTACACTTGTTCATGCAGCTGCGTCTAAAGAACACAAACGCGTTGTACTTGAAATTTTAGAATAG
- the rplS gene encoding 50S ribosomal protein L19 has product MKANCLTRETILDLGTERKLPSFRVGDTVEVSQLVSEGDKERIQLFEGDVICMHKNGISSTFTVRRMGANGIGVERIFPFYSIKISALRVVKRGDVRRAKLSYLRDRLGKAARIDEKILTKEQKAALDRE; this is encoded by the coding sequence ATGAAAGCAAATTGTTTAACACGCGAAACTATTTTGGATCTTGGAACTGAACGAAAACTTCCTAGTTTTCGTGTTGGCGATACCGTTGAAGTATCTCAGTTAGTCTCTGAAGGAGACAAAGAACGTATTCAGCTTTTTGAAGGCGATGTTATTTGTATGCACAAAAACGGCATCTCATCAACATTCACTGTTCGCCGCATGGGCGCAAACGGCATCGGAGTTGAACGTATTTTCCCTTTCTATTCTATAAAAATCAGTGCGCTTCGCGTTGTAAAACGTGGTGATGTTCGTCGAGCAAAACTCAGCTATCTTCGTGATCGCCTTGGTAAAGCAGCTCGTATCGATGAAAAAATTCTCACCAAAGAGCAAAAAGCTGCTCTTGATAGAGAGTAA